The Clostridiales bacterium genome includes the window ATTGCCGTGGTTTTACCATATCGATGGGGGCCTCTATTATGGAAAAAGGGTATTCAAAGATGTTCATTAGTTCCAAATTGAGGCGCTGCCTTTCAACTTTTATAGCTTTCATCCGCCTTATCCTTTAACAAAAACATATTTTTCTTTTGTTTAAGCTCAAGATTTGATAGCAAACCCTTTAAAAATTATATTACAATGACTGTATAAATGCAAATTTTTCCATAAAGCTATTCTTGTAAGAGAAAATACTTAAAATCGCCGATAAAACTGCTGCGCTATCGGCGCGCGTGGCTTTATTAATATCTATTTATAGTAAATGATAAAATCTTTTGGGAAAAGCGCGGTATAAATTCACCCTATAAAACTTATTATATCAGCTTTGAGGCTTTTGTTTTTTTGTGTGTTTTAATATATCTATAAGGACAAATACAAGATATATTAAAAAAAACAATAATTGAGATAAGGTCAATTTTTCTATAAAAGGCATAGCTTATCGCAAATGCCAAAAAGCTTAAAATATGAGCTATGTAAATATATCTAAAGCTTATTTTTATTTTTTGATATTCAACCAGCATGTAAAAAACCATATATAATGTATGCTAAGCGCGATAACATAAAGACCCTTCGTCAAATAGAAAAAAAGCTATATTTTTTTCCTCTTGAAGATATCGCGTCAAAAGCTTTATTAATTGCATTAAAAAAATATTACTCAAAAGGGTGTTATTGTTAATTTAATTTATTAAATATTTTAATTTTTTGTATTTTTGAGATGACCATTCTATTTTTTTTATTAAAAAGCCGTTAAAACAATTGATTTTACACATAAAAAAACATATAATTACACTAATAATATTATTGTTATAGAATTCTTTTAAGGAATTTTTAACAGTAAATTAAAAATCTATAGGGGGTTAATTTTAAATGAAAAAAAGATCTATTTTGTTCATGATAGTCATGAGCGTCATTACCGCTTTCTTTTATCAGCTTTATTGGTACATAGCGTTCCAAGTTGAACTCAAAAAAGCCACTAAGGAAGGCTTTGGCGGCCTTGGCCATTTCTTGGCGTCATTTTTCACATTGGGTATTTATAATATTTATTGGCAATATGCGGCTGGCAAAAGACTTGCCAAACAAGGCGCAAGCGATCACAGCTTAATCTATTTGATATTCTGTTTTATTCCAGGAGTGGCAATTTTGAATCCTTTCCTTATGCAACATCAAGCCAACGGCCTAAAAAAATAAGATATAATAAGGATTAAAATAAACATAAAAAAATCTTATTGCGCCGTATTTGGACGGTGCGCCAAAAAATTATTTTACTGATAAGTTAATATTTGAAGGTTTTGTCCCCGCGCCAAAACCCGAATATCATTTGAAAATTGGTTTTTGACCCGATGTAAAAACATTTTATGACGAAGCTCATAATAGACCAAAATAAAAAATCTGCAAAATTTTAACTAATAATCCCTTTTGAGAAATCTCAAAAGGGATAATTCTTTATA containing:
- a CDS encoding DUF4234 domain-containing protein yields the protein MKKRSILFMIVMSVITAFFYQLYWYIAFQVELKKATKEGFGGLGHFLASFFTLGIYNIYWQYAAGKRLAKQGASDHSLIYLIFCFIPGVAILNPFLMQHQANGLKK